The following are from one region of the Eubacterium sp. MSJ-33 genome:
- a CDS encoding DUF5057 domain-containing protein: MKRKMKITISALAVMFVAAIAVAIASFSFAGNGNGDDALSDDLLLADASGSVSEKTIIDYIIDNSHSTDPDIDKMYHIVEITSNNASTLEDYALKNEGFRKYVIDGNRTIEELMAEGCVDYKSYLASVKDEESLKAISNADLIYVSNDGAKKFSKENDISEELYDVLHEYAVGSFKPLIIDSPTATVIDNDDSKSMADLAKNVFGPNEKYYYTFKWNSGMSASDYLSHASGSLYLGINGKTQLNNGVWKNVYDSAIQLDETGNIITTPVPAEQKLAKVLSVGVNETAYQKTTDILAGNTELPPGTNLYQIVTAEDGTKSVQTDTSTGKKVFYKREDNSIFSTHGYNARTEKRPNYIENDRVTLAELAQIDLDEYDMIILEDSCNNASVTSDIYKKLASAMYGKLHIVYDSAMGTATADNKTNITDGEKRDTKYNVLFFSVSTSDYVAKYDNIMVTNRNDFSLITTSASASTAKVIADLINASKYRGIGGSSSAASMFTVLELQPCYPIDKELAESKNKTMENGYSGDYYESPADVVNGKTKNELPEGTEYYAWELSKAKLADALDIPYNKIKLVQMSTEEFAGDKTEILGTYDMIYIGGNISSLRDDPQKFMALSNSSPYIRSTEALAKLPIYCMYSHNGDFVETGGAANHSVAEGNVLTSEVQKDGKIQSTFTYLNGNDITYNRYLALKDYIEKGMPVVVSGTAFRAYTMAKTKGYLQNSIDPDCNMYKVLAACEAQKTKTSENPTVVTDFKEDAVVEIYSDGTLGESQTGYVSVFASAAGSTSDSDSSATQVTGSKELLLQVYNAAKKKPKLTVKKMPATYNRFDSETILTDRTLKFEYDVANCSNYTVSLYIDDDGNSKFNKDKSGKEFMTSSNTGKLEYTCPTSFFGPVYWMLEVVDNDTDISVTQTGFSYIKNSSDEKQQVSVLQIMPEKGGGQTGNDSLYFCPICQRSSEILEYNPLFKENNYRYGQSQEYEQYYLDTKNTSGIWNKDISYTYWDPNKGQWGENVTVTKNTQIYFGKHEHDFGIATYDGGRALAGSDKKGTDEVYDNLASDIENLYDFDIDIIRRSEFEEWSRQVRDAYTKKVDTTKNTITDQAVSVADMRAEVKLGPATDAPGSEDFTQLLNEKIAKLDGATEIEKIDKLSDDDIQVLYVQKKKCDYAALANQYLLESQEKEETAEKEKEKLNAALDAMIADGRTPNTNPGVDSRINWVNELKQIRESEYYFDLYSMASRVMLTNDISSFYFSDGTDLDVLVSNYYKANDAKLEKKDLYKFYTRLAGGTDWINNCYSTVLLGPSESFNGDDITEPCALDDLEKYVRDGHQIVLFHDTLSAYADKGAVKLTARLRSYFGMDRYHMLSDAETEDSAKYSSNPVISGSDSNYVKYTSTDTNKYFMTNLSTRPRNDDKRYAAWNSESGINTDRYLTRVAYTDVQMIGDNGVRMKYAMPYRYATVNYAEQSTQIQDTQFDFGSSGKGFGTNRASQNNAGIVTTFPFTISKELNIGPTHGQAYAVDLEDDDMTVWYSLAAAYNTKTGSSMFAASPRDAMDSYFLYSYKNVFYCGAGHSDITGIRKDNNDERYLFINIICNSVRLSVNQPRINIYDYKTEENNIIKRKEDGSYETKVDEDTAYPEFSMKVTLDTSAKISRVRIYYDLDYLTNSSNEYTEDSNHIMVANWNVSNVQSGKRRDIWRYDSDLIPLRAKMENGQPVMNGKDYVWETEKYTGADGKESDQVMTRLKLQPSYFAPYNNEYTYLVIQVTDDAGNTVYQRIKIKLKPHLFDLT, from the coding sequence ATGAAACGTAAAATGAAAATTACGATATCAGCATTAGCAGTTATGTTCGTTGCAGCAATTGCAGTTGCAATCGCTTCTTTCTCTTTTGCTGGAAATGGGAATGGCGATGATGCACTGTCCGATGATCTGCTTTTAGCAGATGCCAGTGGGTCAGTCAGTGAAAAGACAATCATTGATTATATTATTGATAATTCACATTCGACGGATCCGGATATTGACAAGATGTATCATATTGTTGAGATTACTTCAAACAATGCTTCGACGTTAGAGGATTATGCCTTAAAAAATGAGGGATTCCGCAAATATGTAATCGATGGAAATCGTACAATCGAGGAGTTAATGGCAGAAGGTTGTGTGGATTATAAGTCTTATCTGGCAAGTGTGAAAGACGAGGAATCTTTGAAGGCAATTTCCAATGCAGATCTGATCTATGTCAGCAATGACGGGGCAAAGAAGTTTTCTAAGGAAAATGATATAAGTGAAGAATTGTATGATGTATTACATGAGTATGCAGTTGGTTCGTTTAAACCGTTGATTATTGACAGTCCGACTGCTACAGTCATTGATAATGATGATTCTAAGAGCATGGCGGATCTGGCAAAGAATGTGTTTGGACCGAATGAAAAGTATTACTATACATTCAAGTGGAATTCCGGTATGTCAGCCAGTGATTATTTGTCGCATGCTTCCGGATCTTTGTATCTGGGAATCAATGGTAAGACACAGTTAAATAATGGTGTCTGGAAAAATGTATATGATTCTGCAATTCAGTTGGATGAGACAGGAAACATAATTACAACACCTGTTCCTGCGGAACAGAAACTTGCAAAAGTGTTGTCCGTTGGTGTGAATGAAACTGCATATCAAAAGACAACAGATATATTAGCGGGTAATACAGAGTTACCGCCTGGAACCAATCTGTATCAGATTGTTACTGCAGAAGATGGCACAAAGTCCGTACAGACAGATACTTCGACAGGCAAAAAAGTGTTCTATAAAAGAGAAGATAATTCGATTTTCAGTACACATGGATATAATGCGCGTACAGAAAAACGTCCGAATTATATTGAAAATGATCGTGTCACTTTAGCTGAGCTTGCACAGATTGACTTAGATGAATATGATATGATCATCTTAGAGGACTCTTGTAATAACGCATCTGTAACAAGTGATATTTATAAGAAACTTGCTTCTGCAATGTATGGAAAGTTACATATCGTGTATGATTCAGCAATGGGTACAGCAACTGCTGACAATAAGACGAATATAACTGACGGAGAAAAGCGTGATACAAAATATAATGTATTATTCTTCTCTGTGTCAACATCTGATTATGTTGCCAAGTATGACAATATTATGGTAACAAACCGTAATGACTTCAGCTTGATTACAACATCGGCGAGTGCAAGTACAGCAAAGGTAATCGCAGATCTGATCAATGCTTCAAAGTATAGAGGTATTGGCGGTAGCAGTTCGGCTGCTTCTATGTTTACGGTATTGGAATTACAGCCTTGTTATCCAATTGATAAGGAATTAGCAGAGTCTAAAAATAAAACAATGGAAAATGGCTATAGCGGTGATTATTACGAATCACCTGCAGATGTCGTAAATGGAAAGACAAAGAATGAACTTCCAGAGGGAACAGAGTATTATGCATGGGAATTATCTAAGGCAAAGCTTGCGGATGCACTGGATATTCCATACAACAAGATCAAATTGGTGCAGATGTCCACAGAGGAATTTGCCGGTGATAAGACAGAGATTCTCGGAACCTATGATATGATTTATATTGGTGGAAATATATCATCATTACGAGATGACCCACAGAAATTTATGGCGTTGTCGAATAGTTCGCCATATATTCGAAGTACAGAGGCTTTGGCAAAGCTTCCAATCTACTGTATGTATTCACACAATGGAGATTTCGTTGAAACAGGTGGTGCAGCAAACCATAGTGTTGCAGAGGGTAATGTACTTACATCCGAGGTTCAGAAAGATGGTAAGATTCAGAGTACATTTACTTATTTGAATGGTAATGATATTACATATAATCGATATCTTGCATTGAAAGATTATATTGAAAAGGGAATGCCGGTCGTTGTGAGTGGTACAGCATTCCGGGCATATACCATGGCAAAGACGAAAGGGTATTTGCAGAATTCGATTGACCCGGATTGTAACATGTACAAGGTGCTTGCTGCATGTGAGGCACAAAAGACAAAGACCAGCGAGAATCCAACGGTGGTTACTGATTTCAAAGAGGATGCTGTAGTGGAAATCTATAGTGATGGTACGCTGGGAGAGTCTCAGACCGGATATGTGTCAGTATTTGCATCTGCGGCTGGATCAACGAGCGACAGTGATTCGTCAGCAACTCAGGTAACCGGAAGTAAGGAATTGCTGCTGCAGGTATACAATGCAGCAAAGAAGAAACCGAAGCTGACCGTCAAGAAGATGCCGGCAACCTACAACCGATTCGACAGTGAGACAATCTTGACAGATCGTACGTTGAAATTTGAATATGATGTTGCAAACTGCTCGAATTATACAGTGTCACTGTATATCGATGATGATGGAAATAGTAAATTCAACAAAGATAAGTCTGGTAAAGAATTCATGACGAGCAGTAACACAGGAAAGCTCGAGTATACATGTCCGACCTCATTCTTTGGACCGGTTTATTGGATGCTGGAAGTTGTTGATAATGACACAGACATATCTGTTACTCAGACGGGATTTTCTTACATCAAAAATAGTTCGGATGAGAAGCAGCAGGTAAGTGTACTTCAGATTATGCCGGAAAAAGGCGGTGGTCAGACAGGAAATGATTCCTTGTATTTCTGCCCAATCTGCCAGAGATCCAGCGAGATATTGGAATACAACCCACTCTTTAAGGAAAACAATTATCGATATGGACAGAGCCAGGAATATGAGCAGTATTATCTGGATACAAAGAACACGTCTGGTATATGGAATAAGGATATATCATATACATATTGGGATCCAAATAAAGGTCAATGGGGCGAAAATGTGACAGTTACCAAGAACACTCAAATTTATTTTGGTAAACATGAGCATGATTTTGGTATTGCAACTTACGACGGTGGCCGAGCACTTGCAGGTTCCGATAAAAAAGGTACAGATGAAGTATATGATAATCTTGCTTCTGATATAGAGAATCTGTATGATTTTGATATTGACATTATTCGAAGAAGTGAATTCGAAGAGTGGTCTCGACAGGTAAGAGATGCGTATACGAAAAAGGTAGATACGACAAAGAATACAATTACTGATCAAGCAGTTTCAGTAGCGGATATGCGTGCAGAAGTAAAGCTTGGTCCTGCTACAGATGCACCGGGCAGTGAAGACTTTACACAATTGCTGAATGAAAAGATTGCAAAACTTGATGGTGCTACGGAAATAGAGAAGATTGACAAGTTGTCTGATGATGATATTCAGGTTCTCTATGTACAGAAGAAAAAGTGTGATTATGCAGCACTTGCAAATCAGTATTTGCTGGAATCACAGGAAAAAGAAGAGACTGCAGAGAAGGAAAAAGAAAAGTTAAATGCAGCACTTGACGCAATGATCGCGGATGGTCGTACACCAAATACAAATCCAGGTGTAGATTCAAGAATCAACTGGGTAAATGAGTTAAAACAGATTCGTGAGTCTGAGTATTACTTCGATTTGTATTCTATGGCGAGCAGAGTCATGTTAACCAATGATATATCATCCTTCTACTTTAGTGATGGTACCGACTTGGATGTACTGGTATCAAACTATTATAAGGCAAACGACGCGAAGCTTGAAAAGAAGGATCTGTATAAGTTCTATACGCGGTTAGCAGGAGGTACAGATTGGATTAATAATTGCTACAGCACAGTATTGCTTGGACCTTCTGAGAGCTTTAATGGAGATGATATTACAGAACCATGTGCATTGGATGATTTGGAGAAGTATGTTCGGGACGGACATCAGATAGTTCTTTTCCATGACACATTGTCAGCATATGCGGATAAGGGAGCTGTTAAGCTGACAGCAAGACTTCGTTCATATTTTGGTATGGATCGGTATCATATGCTGTCGGATGCAGAGACAGAAGATTCGGCAAAATATAGTTCGAATCCGGTTATATCCGGTTCTGATTCGAATTATGTAAAGTATACTTCAACGGATACGAACAAATATTTTATGACAAATCTATCTACGCGACCGAGAAATGATGACAAGCGTTATGCGGCATGGAATTCAGAATCAGGTATTAATACTGACCGGTATCTGACAAGGGTAGCATATACAGATGTGCAGATGATAGGTGATAATGGTGTAAGAATGAAGTATGCAATGCCATACAGATATGCAACTGTTAATTATGCAGAGCAGTCAACACAGATTCAGGATACGCAGTTTGATTTTGGTAGTAGTGGTAAAGGATTTGGTACAAACAGAGCAAGTCAGAATAATGCGGGCATTGTTACGACATTCCCATTCACGATTTCAAAAGAACTGAATATCGGTCCAACACATGGACAGGCATACGCCGTGGATCTGGAAGACGATGATATGACAGTATGGTATTCACTTGCTGCAGCTTATAATACAAAGACTGGATCATCCATGTTTGCAGCGTCTCCAAGAGATGCGATGGATAGTTATTTCCTGTATTCTTATAAGAATGTATTCTACTGTGGAGCAGGTCATTCGGATATCACAGGTATCCGTAAGGATAATAACGATGAGCGGTATTTGTTTATTAACATTATCTGTAACTCTGTACGATTGAGTGTAAATCAGCCGAGAATCAACATTTATGACTACAAGACAGAGGAAAATAACATTATCAAACGTAAAGAAGATGGTTCTTATGAGACAAAGGTTGATGAGGATACAGCATATCCGGAGTTTAGTATGAAGGTAACTTTGGATACAAGTGCTAAGATCTCAAGGGTAAGAATCTATTATGATTTGGATTATCTGACAAACAGCTCGAATGAATATACAGAAGATTCAAACCATATCATGGTTGCTAACTGGAATGTAAGTAATGTACAATCCGGTAAGCGTCGTGATATCTGGAGATATGATTCCGATCTGATACCATTACGGGCGAAGATGGAAAATGGTCAACCAGTCATGAATGGTAAGGATTATGTTTGGGAGACAGAGAAGTATACGGGTGCCGACGGAAAAGAATCGGATCAGGTTATGACACGATTGAAACTCCAGCCATCTTATTTCGCTCCATATAACAATGAGTATACATATCTTGTGATTCAGGTAACGGATGATGCAGGAAATACTGTATACCAGCGAATTAAGATCAAGTTAAAACCACACTTGTTTGACTTGACGTAA
- a CDS encoding glycosyltransferase, with protein sequence MKKTIIVMPVANEGATMQHVIDEIMALPYDNLYLYPVIDSFSTDNTEQIIREAEILYNHRVKCLYYKKSTGMISCYLYGFHIALKDGAQQIIEMDGGGSHDPKELPLFIDALEEGYDCVWSSRFMQGGEEKQVLWYRRLLSKGGTWIANLFLGTRLSDMTSGYEAFQADVLSDFYLSRFLSKGHMYQTEMRYYCRRYLYKEVPIHYTGGKSSLKFKSVIDAVSVLFRLRKNEKRVRR encoded by the coding sequence ATGAAGAAAACAATTATAGTTATGCCGGTTGCGAATGAAGGTGCAACTATGCAGCATGTAATTGACGAAATAATGGCGTTACCATACGATAATTTATATCTGTATCCGGTGATTGATTCATTTTCAACGGACAATACAGAACAGATCATCCGTGAGGCAGAGATTTTATATAATCACAGAGTGAAATGTCTGTATTATAAGAAGTCAACCGGTATGATCAGTTGTTATCTGTATGGATTTCATATTGCATTAAAAGATGGTGCGCAGCAGATTATAGAGATGGATGGTGGCGGGAGTCATGATCCAAAAGAACTGCCTTTGTTTATAGATGCATTGGAAGAGGGATATGACTGCGTATGGAGTTCCAGATTTATGCAGGGCGGAGAAGAAAAGCAGGTTTTATGGTATCGCAGGCTTCTAAGTAAAGGTGGAACATGGATTGCAAATCTGTTTTTGGGTACAAGATTATCTGATATGACAAGCGGGTATGAAGCATTTCAGGCAGATGTACTTTCGGATTTTTATCTGTCCAGGTTTTTGTCGAAGGGGCATATGTATCAGACAGAGATGCGGTATTATTGTCGGAGATATTTGTACAAAGAAGTGCCGATTCATTATACCGGAGGTAAATCCAGCCTGAAGTTTAAATCTGTCATAGATGCGGTGTCAGTATTGTTCCGGTTGAGAAAGAATGAGAAGAGAGTCAGAAGATAA
- a CDS encoding phosphotransferase, giving the protein MEYIIVQAGGKGTRLGHLTENKPKALVPVENLPMLFHLFRKYPDKRFIIIADYKKDVLREYLSVFADVKYQVVEAEGNGTCSGLSAALRLIPDGQPFMFIWSDLILPKTFELPADYREGQIAKYDYVGLSETFPCRWKYEDREFQEERSEKYGVAGLFLFTAKEKLGEVPASGEFVRFLKEQKKTYHTVGIGGTREFGILAEYEKLEQQKCRPFNKITVREDSENNRKILVKEAVDAQGESLAKRECAWYDKAKKLAIPVLPEIYKTNPLEMEYIDGNNIYELNFSYEQKHRILEQLILSLKKLHQAEHVPADSFSIHETYYNKTMDRLSKIQDLIPFAREREIRINGKLCRNVYYHKRELEQKLQKFVDNCSEFSFIHGDCTFSNMMIRKNGAPVLIDPRGYFGFTQLYGDVRYDWAKLYYSVVGNYDQFNLKRFHLSVGQSADDGVKLEIQSNQWEDMESDFFALTGCDPNEIKLLHAVIWLSLTTYAWQDYDSVCGAFYNGLLYLEDVL; this is encoded by the coding sequence GTGGAGTATATAATTGTTCAGGCGGGTGGAAAAGGAACCAGACTTGGGCATCTGACAGAGAATAAACCGAAAGCATTGGTACCGGTTGAAAATCTGCCTATGCTTTTTCATTTATTCAGAAAATATCCGGATAAGAGGTTTATTATAATAGCAGATTATAAGAAGGATGTATTGAGAGAATATCTTTCTGTTTTCGCTGATGTGAAATATCAGGTTGTAGAAGCCGAAGGGAATGGAACATGTTCGGGGCTCTCTGCAGCACTTCGGTTGATTCCGGACGGACAGCCGTTTATGTTTATATGGTCGGATCTGATATTGCCGAAGACATTTGAGCTGCCTGCGGATTATCGGGAAGGACAGATTGCGAAGTACGACTATGTTGGATTGTCTGAGACATTTCCTTGCCGTTGGAAGTATGAAGACCGGGAGTTTCAGGAAGAACGCTCGGAAAAATATGGTGTTGCCGGATTGTTTTTGTTTACAGCAAAGGAAAAACTGGGTGAAGTTCCTGCAAGTGGAGAATTTGTACGTTTTTTGAAGGAACAGAAGAAGACGTATCATACAGTTGGAATCGGTGGAACCAGAGAGTTTGGCATTCTGGCAGAGTACGAGAAACTGGAACAGCAAAAATGCAGACCGTTCAATAAGATTACGGTTCGGGAAGATTCAGAGAATAATCGTAAGATTCTGGTTAAGGAAGCAGTTGATGCACAGGGAGAGTCGCTTGCGAAAAGAGAATGTGCATGGTATGACAAGGCAAAAAAACTGGCGATACCGGTGCTGCCGGAGATTTATAAGACAAACCCATTGGAGATGGAGTATATCGATGGTAACAATATATATGAACTGAATTTTTCGTATGAGCAAAAACACCGTATATTGGAGCAGTTGATTTTATCGCTGAAGAAGCTGCATCAGGCAGAACATGTTCCGGCAGATTCGTTCAGTATACATGAGACATACTATAATAAAACTATGGATCGCCTGTCAAAAATACAGGATTTGATTCCATTTGCTAGAGAACGGGAAATCAGGATAAACGGAAAGTTATGCAGAAATGTATATTATCATAAGCGGGAATTAGAGCAAAAACTACAGAAGTTTGTGGATAATTGCAGTGAGTTCTCGTTTATACATGGAGATTGTACATTCTCTAATATGATGATCCGTAAAAATGGTGCCCCTGTATTGATTGATCCGAGAGGGTATTTTGGCTTTACGCAGTTGTATGGTGATGTACGCTACGATTGGGCAAAGCTGTATTATTCGGTTGTGGGAAATTATGATCAATTTAATTTGAAGAGATTCCATTTATCTGTAGGACAAAGTGCAGATGATGGAGTGAAGTTAGAGATACAATCCAATCAGTGGGAAGATATGGAATCTGATTTTTTCGCCCTTACAGGGTGTGATCCGAATGAGATTAAACTGCTGCATGCGGTTATCTGGCTATCACTGACAACGTATGCGTGGCAGGATTATGATTCTGTGTGTGGAGCTTTTTATAATGGATTGTTATATCTGGAAGATGTATTGTAG
- a CDS encoding SIS domain-containing protein has protein sequence MTTYFERQLKEFEHSIHSMDMKLFERWVAEGVEVLKKGHKIIVSGLGKNVPVCEKFVGSMQSLGLEAYFLNTNSAVHGDMGVVKDGDMVIILTKSGETAESIYLERLLQERKINMWLLTFSKESTLTKEIPNSVVLDLIHEGDMWNIMPNNSTTINLIVLQGLAMKIASILGLTLEDFKRNHPGGAIGMQLNYRKEQE, from the coding sequence ATGACAACGTATTTTGAGAGACAACTAAAGGAATTTGAACATTCGATTCATTCGATGGATATGAAGCTATTTGAACGATGGGTAGCGGAAGGTGTGGAAGTTTTAAAAAAAGGGCATAAAATTATAGTTTCCGGACTTGGAAAAAATGTTCCTGTATGCGAAAAGTTTGTTGGTTCCATGCAGTCATTAGGGTTAGAGGCATATTTTCTGAATACGAATTCTGCAGTTCATGGCGATATGGGAGTTGTAAAAGATGGCGATATGGTTATTATCCTGACAAAGAGTGGAGAAACCGCAGAGTCTATCTATTTGGAACGTCTGTTGCAGGAGCGGAAGATTAATATGTGGCTGCTCACTTTTTCAAAGGAGAGTACATTGACAAAGGAAATTCCGAACAGTGTTGTCTTGGATTTGATACATGAGGGGGATATGTGGAACATTATGCCGAATAATTCCACAACGATTAATTTAATTGTACTGCAGGGCTTGGCGATGAAGATTGCATCTATACTTGGTCTTACTTTGGAAGATTTTAAGCGGAATCATCCCGGTGGTGCGATTGGAATGCAGTTAAATTACAGAAAAGAACAGGAATGA
- a CDS encoding GtrA family protein, with the protein MKKKKTFSQFIKFGLVGVGNTIVSYTVYSVCYYLIHANVHVCNVMGFVISVLFAYVMQSRFVFKEREDAEHRVWWQVLLKTYASYAFTGLFLTEILLLLWINVIDISRFLEFASVWISNKGIHMTAKDLAVSIAPFLNMIFTIPINFCINKFWAYRQEDK; encoded by the coding sequence ATGAAAAAAAAGAAAACATTTTCACAATTTATAAAATTTGGTTTGGTTGGGGTAGGAAATACCATTGTTTCTTATACAGTATATTCCGTATGCTACTATCTGATTCATGCAAATGTGCATGTATGTAATGTAATGGGTTTTGTGATTAGTGTATTGTTTGCATATGTGATGCAAAGTCGATTTGTGTTTAAAGAACGGGAAGATGCAGAACATCGGGTATGGTGGCAGGTTTTGTTGAAAACGTATGCATCTTATGCTTTTACCGGTCTTTTTTTAACGGAAATATTGTTGCTTTTGTGGATTAATGTGATAGATATTTCCAGATTTTTGGAATTCGCGTCTGTTTGGATTTCAAATAAGGGTATTCATATGACAGCCAAGGATCTGGCAGTATCAATAGCTCCGTTTTTAAATATGATATTTACGATTCCAATTAATTTCTGTATCAATAAATTTTGGGCGTATAGGCAGGAGGATAAATAA